CCAAAATCTATATTTTGTCTTTCTTTTTGTCTTCCGACGAAGTTGTAGCCTATATCCACAGTCGGAGTTGCTAAAATTAAAGGTTTAAAACTGGCTTTTTCTCGTTCCTCTCGGTTTATGGGGCCCGTAATACGAGCATATCTATCCTTGATAGAGGAAGAGTTTAAATTTTTGGCTATTATATTTATATTCCTGAGGCTACTAGATATTATCAATCCATCTTTATCTTCCCTGATATTTTGTTTTATTAAATCTAGAAAATACTCAATTTTCCGTGGAAAATCTGATAACTTTTGTAAAGGAAAAAGATTCAATACAAGCTCACTCAATACCGGTGTAGACGGCTTGCCAGGAAATACTTTCGGTTCTATTTCTTTTATCCTAATATTGAGTTTTTTCAATTTGCATATGAACTCTCTAAACTGAAGATCGGGGGTAGCTGTGAGAATAACTATTTTTCTGTTCTGCTTTTCAAAAAAACCAAACTTGTAAGAAAGAATAATAAAATAAAGAAAGTTGGCAAATTGTTTTGCATTATAATAATGGAACTCATCAATAATAATGTAATTAAAATCTATCATAAACTCTTGAGCAACATTGCGTTTATCTAATGAATTGAAAAGATAAAATATAGAGTAGTAAAAAATGTCAGGATTGGTAACTAGTATAAAAGGCTTTTTCTCTACTGGTTTTTCCTCTAAAATCGAAATGGGATTGGACAATAATCTATATATCTTTTCAGCAGCTCTTTGTGCATCTATGTCTATATCCTCTAGTTTTTCTTTTGTTAACTCTACTACGATATGGGATAGATTAAACTTTTTTTTAAAATCTTCTGCATCTCTTTTGTGTTGAGAAACTAGGGCGTTAGTTGGAGCTATAATTAAAGCATTAGATGTCGGAAAATTTAAGAGTCCAAGTAAAGCTGCAAGTGTTTTCCCTGTTCCAGTCGTAGATAGATTGAATATTAAGTCATTATCTTTGACTGAGTTAAATGTTTCTAACTGGTGATCTAGAAGATATGGCAGTTTATCATTAAAAGGATTGTCTGAGGCCAGAGGCTCAAAATGTGGAAGAAGATCGATCTCAATGCTCATTTTTTTTTCTTGATGTTTTTTCCTGTACCCGAGGTATCCCAAATCTTAGTCCTGATGGTAAGAAAATTCCATCGAGATAATAGAAATTGCCTTCAATTAATGCATTAGAGATAAGGGGTACAGGAGGAATATTAAAAAGGTCATAGAGTTTCAGGTTTGATTCAGGTGGTAAATCAAGAGGATTCAGATAAATATCAACACTTGCTTCATCCTTTTTGATAGCTATTGGATCGGTATAAACTTTTTTTATATCTACTTTAGTTTTGCTGTTGAATTTACCAAGTCGTATATAAGAAGGAATATGTATTTCTTGATTAGAGATGATGAAACAAGTAAATTTGTTTCCTCTTAATAAAAGTCTAAGCCGGCCTTGTTGGGGAAAGTTTGCAGGTCTTGCTGTTTTTTTTGTTAATTTATATTCCAAGCTTGCTGCTACAATGTTATTACTCATCATATACCAGTAGCTATCGGATAAGCCATTAAAACGCTCAAGTTCCAGTTCCACGCCATCAATTGGAGTAGCAGGAGTTATATAGATGCCCATTTCATTTATAGATCTTAAGTCCCATAGGTAGTTAGGAGTTTCGTTTTTTATAGAGTCAATGTGGTAGGGAGCATTCATAAAACCAAAAGCATACACTAGGGCATAATTACCGATAACAGGTTCTGTAATAAAAAAATTACTGATTTCTCTGCTTGCAAAAAACACCTTTTCCATAAGGCTTAATTCAAGCTTATAGATAATCATCGAACACCTCTATTATTTTTTCATTTCAGGGTAGGAATTTGTAAGGTTAATAAGAAACTGTTTTGGCTCTTCATAGATCCTGTTAACTTCAAATACCAGATTCCTTATTTCTTCTTCTTTCATTTGTACCTTTCGCCCAATAATCGAAGGAAGAAGATGAGATATAGCTTCTCTTGTTTTTGTAATCACTATCTGTGTATTTAATGGATGATCAAGTTCGTTCAAGTCAGCTTTAAGTAAATCATACGTTCTCTGAGTAAGCTCTAATGTGCTGAAAATTTCTGAGTTGCTAAATATGATTCCAACTATATGGTTGTCTATTCTTCCAATTTTAGAAGAGATCGCTCCATAGCGTTTTGAATTCAATATATTTGCTAGAACATAAACAAATTCAGCTTCTGTCACATCTTTTAAAGTTTCTATATCTATAAATTGGGATTCAGGTTTTACATATTCACTTGAACCAAGACTTGCAGATGGTTCACCTGTTTTTGGATGCCTCATTGTACTATTGTCGAAAAGAGCATTAAAGGTTTTTCTATCTACAATCTGTCCTGCAGGTAGAAGTGAAAATGCTTCTTCAGTAATCACCCTTGATTTTTGTGCACCCCCTCCACCTACAGCATAGCCATAAAGCCAGCAATCAACACATCTTTCACAAGGCTCGTTGGTATTTAACATACACTCCTTGCCATTTAGGCTTAACAGTCCATAAGACCTTAGAAATTCCCTACCTGTTCTACGCTCTACCGCTGTCTGCTTTCTTTTTGAAATGATTATTCTCTGAATGGGTTCATTGTGATCCATTCCTGCTAAGACAAATTCTCGATTTAATGGTTCTCCACTACCCTCCGTTCTAAATATCGTTTCTCCTTGAGTTTCTCTAACTAGGACTATGCTAATGTATTTCCCTAATGGAAGGTTTGAATAACTATCTAGCAAAAAATCTTTATAGTTTTGAAGAACTTGAATCATTTTTTTCCTCCTTAGAAGTATTTATTTCGTTTCTTAAATAAAATAGATAAGCCGATTTTATATCTTTCTCATCAGATAAAAGTTTAGATAGCTTGTTACCATACAACTTGTCATACATTTCAAGAAATGTATTTACGAAATTAGTTACATGATTATATTTTGTCTTTCCGACTTCCCACTCAATTATTCGACTAAGGTGATCAAATATTTTTTGGATAATAGAAGCTCTCTTTGCTTCAATATCGAAAACAGAGGATTCTTTTCTTAAATTATCAAATATTTCGTTTAAAGGATATAGTAGAGAATTTCTGACCAATGTCTCTCCTTTTATTTTCCCATCCCAACCTATTTTAGCTAATTCTTTAATGTAATCGGATAACTTTAACTTATCTTCACCCATAACATTCCTCCTTGAATCTAATCTTTCTACATCTTCTTTTATTTGTGAACAAATATTTATAGCAAGCCATTCGGGATTTTTTATTTTCGATCCTCTTAACTTTTTCTCCAACGTTCTGTCTATTTCCCAAAATATTCTAAGAGGGCTTTCTGCAAGTGATGTAATTAGTGTGTAAAAATAACTATGTTTCCAGTCATCTCTTATTTTGTTTTCTATACTCCTTACTGAATCAAAAGATGCTATCAAATCTTTTACTTTCTCTTTAGACACCTTTTTTCCACATAAAAATGATTGAACCTGCCAATTAGTATTATCAATAAAGAGGAACTCAAATGAATTTGCACTTAATGGTGGAATAGAAGATTCACTAACTATAACCTTTAATCCAAACTCTAATCCCAACCTTCCACCATACTCCAAAGCCCTGAGTGTCCTTTCGCTAGTGGTTTCCGCTTTTACAAAAACAGGAATAGATATTATATTTGCAATAACTTCAGAATACTTTGGAAGTGATATACCAAAATTCTTATTTCCAAAGTATACCTTTTCTTTTCTTTCAGCCAGGGACTTATCATCTAACCCCAAAAGTATATCCTCATCCCGAACCAGATCAATTAACTCTTTTTTTAGAATTTCAAGCTGAGCATAAGGCAAAAATCTTTCCGGCATAAAGTGGAGATACGTTGCTTTTTCTGAACCTGTCCTAAAAACCATCTTTTCTATGAAAAACTGCTCTTTTGTAATTTCAGACACATACCGTTTAGGCTCAATCGAAGCTCCTGCAGGAAGCCTGTTAGAAAATTGTTGAACCAAAATTCCGTTTGGGACTTGAGGAGCCATCCATTTATCTGTATTACCTTCGAAGGAACCGTAACAGTCTTGTTTATGGTTTTGAGTTACATAGGAAATTAGGAAACTTTCAAAACTCACTTTTGATTGATCTTGGCCTAAGTCAAACACAATTGATTTTTCCATGTAGGATTTGAAAATGTTATCCTTTAACTCCCTACTAGAAGAATTCCTCTTTATTAAGATTTCATTCCATAATCGAGTTAGCTTTTCTTTAAGCTCTTCTATGTTTAAAGAAACATTGGCTCCAATTACAAAAGACCTGTCATAAAGTTTATCAAAAACTTCAAATACATTTTCTTCGATACCCAACCTGTTGCAAATTAATTTCCAAGCATCATCTATATTAAACCAACTTTTAATCTCCTTTGAGAAATGAGCATTTATAAACAAATAAGTAGTTCTTAGAAATTCACCTTTAACCATATCGTCTCGAGTAGTAAACACACGCAAGCCGTTTTTCTTTATGTATTCATCGAAATCGATTCCATTCTTTTGTGCCTTTTCCTTTGCTTTTTCTATTTGGTCTTGAATTTTGAAATTTCTTTTATATATAAGTGTATCAACTTCCTTTAAAATTTCATCAGCAGGTAGAAGATCAATAATGCTCTCATCAATTTTAATTCCGTCTTTCGTCATGTTTATTACTTTTGATAAATCTTCGATTCGTAGTTTAGATAGTTTGCTATCAAATTTCTGAGAGATCTCTTCAATAAGATTTTCACGGGATGGCAGATCAACACTATTTGGTAACATGTACCATGTACCTTCAGCATAAACTAAAAGAGGAATTGCTTTATAAGATTGAAAGACATCAATAATCTGATTATGAATTATGTTACTTAAGACTCCTCTATGTTCAGTTAATTTGTGACTTATCCATCTATATTGTATTTTTGACGCTGAGTTTATGTGATGCAGAAATTCTTCTTTTTTTCTCCTTTCATTAAATTCCTTAGACAGATCTATAATATCTACAGCTTTCATAATATGGGAAAGCGCTTTTATTCTAATTAGACCGAGTTTAGTTTTGTCTTTAGCAGGGATTAATTGATCACCTGAAAGATGAAAGTGCCCTGAATGTGCCCTGATTAAGGAAATTATATCATTATAGTATTCCTCCCACTCTTTAAAGAACTTATCAACTGCCATTTTGAATATATTTTCCTTTACAAAATCCTGATTATCCACAAGCTTACTAAGCGAGGCTTCAGGATCATTTGAGAGTTTATTCAAATCGTGTATTGAGAAAGTTGACATAAGGAGCATGGTCTCTATATCAGAAAGTCCAATAGCGTTTTTGAGCGTATATATCGTAAATGCCCCGTTTATTAAATGATCTGCAAGCGTAGTCCCTTCTCTTATTCCATATTGCTTATGATCTTGGAGCGATTTTAGTCCGTCTTTGACTACGTGCTCTATGTAATTATCTATAATTGTGTTTGATAGTTTTTTATCAAGTAGAGTTGCCAATTTCTTAACCTCCTTTTAAAAGTCTTCCTTGGATAGGTGGGTTAAAGTTTTTTTCTCTTCTTTGAACGTTTTCAAATTTGTAAGAGTGTATTTGAATTCAGTAATTTTTCTTAATCGCTCTTATACTTCTTTATGAATGTCCTTAGATGATTTATTCTTTTTATTTACGGGATGAGTTGTTATATGCAATGTTTCTTGGCATGATGCGCCTTCTTCATTGGCATGCTTCTTTCTGGGCATTTTATATCTTTCTTCCCCATCTAACCAACCCTTAGATCTGTTCATTGATCTTGTCGTTTTTATAATTTCCTAAAGATCTATGAAGTATCTTTATTACTTCCTCCCTTAACCATTCTGGCCCAAGGATCTCGGCCTCATCTCCCCACTGAAGCACCCACCACATGACCTCCCTTGGATACGATGTTGTAATTTCATATATAATATCACCATTTGAAAGCATAGTAGTTATCTTCCCTCGCAATGACCATGGAGGTTCCTGCATGTATTTTGAAACTCTTTTTGTAAACCTTAGTTTCACTTTTGTTATTTGGCTTCCTATAAACACTCCAAAGCTATTCTTATGCCTTTCCTTAAAAGAATAGTCGCTTCTTCTTGGTACTATAAACTCAGTAAACCTTATATCCTTAATTCTGTTTATACGAAACATGCAATAATCCTTATGGGTAAAGGAATAACCCTCAACATAAAGTCCGTTCTTCTTCGGAAATATTGTGTATGGATCGAATTCGTATTCTACCAGTTCGCCTTTTTTATAGTTATCATAAATGATGATTAAACGTCTTACGTTTTCCTTTATCGCTTCAGTTAGAGTTTCTATTATCTTTGAATTACAACCAAAGCCTTCCTTAAAGACTATTTCATCAAGAGCACCCTGAAATATCCTCCTAACGTCAATCGGGGCCTGGTTTATTATCTTCCTTATGCCACTAAGGGCATCCTGTGTGAGGCTATAGTCCTCAATCGCTGAAAGCTGCCTTACTGACATAACAAGTGCAAATATCTCATTTAGAGTCAGATCGTATATATTTATTAACAAGTCCTGATCTATAATTAGAGATTTCTTTTTGGAAGAATAGGTAAATTTAAATCCCAGTCTCTCTAGAAGCTTTTTGTCCTTGTAAAACTGCTGTTTTGAAATATCCAAGGCTTCATAAAGTTCTTTTGGCCTTCGATTGGGATTTGTTTTTATTTCATGGCAAATTTGAATTAATCTTACCGGCCTCATTCCCGTCATAGATTATATTTTAATATTTGTTTAGCATTTATTAAATAAGTTAACAATCATAAATTTATATACAGTCAACACCTGTGTAGACCATAATCCGTTATTTTTTAATAGTTTAAAAAAAGACATTGAAGTTTTACTTTGCCTAGACAGAAGAATTTTCATTTCTCGAATCAACCAATCCTTCAATTATACCACTCTTTGAGGCAAATGGTATCTAAGCTGATACGGCTCTCAGGACAAGAAGCCATAAAAGTGTTAGAACGCCTAAGATTGTTCAAGTTAGTCAACTATAGACTCAGAAAGATAAACCGTGTTTTATTCTTTAATGAGTTTTATGAGAAACATTACAGATTGCAACACGGTGACGAAAAAGGGTAAAAAAACAACAATCCCATTTAAACTTATCCTATTGAGGAGGGATTGAAAGATAAACCCGTATAGCTAGAATGATGATGTGGTAAAGGTGATAAAAAAGAAAAGTTCATTTTGAACATGACTCCATTACTGAAGCAATAAGCTATAGAAGACTCGTTTATCCATACTCTATTTAATAATGGGATAATCTTCCTTCCTTGCTTTTTTCTTTCACAATCAATCTCTTCTTAGAGTGAGTCCCCGTCACCAACTAAGCAATGAGCTATCTAAAGATTAGAAAATTAAATTAATATTTTTTCTTGGTAAGGATATAATTGAGATAGAAAATCGCATTGTAAGAAAATAAGACAACTTACATAGATAGCTTTAAGAAAAAATGGGTTTGGAAAAAAAGTTTGATTTGTATTTAGAATGGACCAGTTTTTTACGCTCGAAGCTCTGCCAGATTATTCTCTGGGCATATTACAAAAATATCTTTTTGGGCGACTGGGTTCTTTACCTTGATAACGGCACAAAATTTACTTACCACTCAGACACGGGTCTCTTTCCCCTATCGTTTTCATTTTCAGGTATAACTGATTTCAGGGACATGAAATTTTTAAGCCGGTATTTAAGAAAAGGAGATTTTGTGTTTGACTGTGGTGCACATCAAGGACTTTACAGTGTATATCTAGCCAAGCTTGTAGGCAATGAAGGTCGAGTTTTTGCAATTGAACCTTCCAAAAGATTTATTTCCTATTTAGAGAAAAACAAACAGGAAAATAACCTTTACTCTATAGAAATCTTTCCTTTTGCAGCGGGGAATAAAAAAGAAAAAAAAACATTTTATGAAAACGGACCCTTTAGCCGACTATCTGTTCAATCTTTTGACAATTCCTCAATAGAAGTCGAGGTTATCTGCCTTGATGAACTCCTTGACCGTGGGCTTCGATATGCTTTTGGTAAAATAGATGTAGAAGGAGCCGAGCTCCTTGTTCTTCAGGGACTGACAAAAATGCTTAAAGAGGCAAATCCACCGGTCTTGCAAATAGAAATTACAAAATTAGTCAAAGATTACGGCTACTCAGCTCAAGAACTTAAAGAGTTTCTCTTCGATTTGGGCTACATGCTATATCTCTACTCCCCATGGTCAAATCAACTTTTAAAAAGAAGCAAACCTTGGAAAAGCTGCATAAACTCTTTAGCTATTCACCATAAAAGCATAGAGTTTGTGATCGACCGGCTGAAGTCAAAAAACCAAGAGAAAGGACTCTAAGAGATCACAGCTATGCTTACATACTTTTTTTCTCCACCTCAAGGGATAATAATAGACCAATTGTTATGATCTCCTTTGAGTTGGCCAACATCCTTCTTTAAGCCATACAAGGTTATCCCTACAAATAGATCCCCCTATGTAGAGCCAAGCAGCAAGAGATATTTTCTCAACGTTAACCGGAACAAGCACTCGCTTAAAAAGGCAATGGCTAGCCGGCCAAAATCCCTCGTAATCATCAATAAGTCGAAGCCGACTCTGTGGATCATTAAAAGTCAATAACTCGCCTTGGATAATCTGCCAATTGTTCTTTAACAGATTACTCTCATGGAGACCGAACCAAACGCTACCTTTAGACAACAGATTTTTTTGTTTAGCTAAATCCGAAAGATAATCTTCAGTTCCTTCAGCTAATATTGATGTTTCAGGCACATACAGGACGGGAAAACCTGATCTATGTTCATATAGCCGACCATAAACAGCCGCTTTCTTAATAGACAGCGCCCCTTTACAAAACTGTTCATGACCAGAGAACCCGCGCTTAAGCGTACCATAGACAAAAAGGTTTAATCGACCCAAAAGGTTTTGCCCTGTTAAATGACAGGAGTCCATATGACATGATCTCTTTCTGTTTGTACGGCTTATTCCATCCTTAGTTCTATTTTCTTTTCTCTATGAAGATCCTATCGGCCATTTATTTGGCTTCCATATTAAAATTAATATAACCAAGGCTCATAACCCCACTATAACCAAGTGGGTTCTTGGCATTGTAAATGCATCTTCTAAAAGACGTCCTGTTATTTCTCTTTGGCCAATGGTGAAGTCTTCAATTTTAATTGTCTTTAGAAATAGGGGATTGTTCAGCGCAATTAACCATTGAATTTAGGCAATTATCGTCTCCACAACTTGCAAGCTATCTCGGCAGAGCTTCATCAAAAGTATATCCGCAGCCGTTTGCACCCATTGGCTTTAGGCATTTGTATAACCTACTCTTGGAGTAGCAAAAAATGAGCTACAACTCTTCAAGCTGTGATCAATAAAATTCATCCGCATAATATCATTTCTACTTTCAAAATCCATTTCCAACGGAAGACAAAAGGTAATTGCAAGAGAAAACAGCATTTTGTCTTTCTGAGACAAACCAATTCGTTTTATATTGTTTTATTCGACGGCTATGAAAGAGAATCTTCCAGGGATCGAAACTTCTTCTTCCCCAAAAATTCTTCCTTTTGACCCAAAGAAAATAGAGGATAAAGAACCTATCCTTTTGCTCCAGGAAGGAAAATCCCTTCGAGCCTACAAGTTTGACCATGAAGCTGAACATCATCAGTATCCTCTCTTTAGCAGCCGGGTAGCCGCCGGTTTTCCTAATCCTGCAGATGATCATCTTGAAAAGAGCTTGAGTTTAGACGAGCT
The DNA window shown above is from Methylacidiphilum caldifontis and carries:
- the cas5d gene encoding type I-D CRISPR-associated protein Cas5/Csc1, producing MIIYKLELSLMEKVFFASREISNFFITEPVIGNYALVYAFGFMNAPYHIDSIKNETPNYLWDLRSINEMGIYITPATPIDGVELELERFNGLSDSYWYMMSNNIVAASLEYKLTKKTARPANFPQQGRLRLLLRGNKFTCFIISNQEIHIPSYIRLGKFNSKTKVDIKKVYTDPIAIKKDEASVDIYLNPLDLPPESNLKLYDLFNIPPVPLISNALIEGNFYYLDGIFLPSGLRFGIPRVQEKTSRKKNEH
- the cas7d gene encoding type I-D CRISPR-associated protein Cas7/Csc2, with the translated sequence MIQVLQNYKDFLLDSYSNLPLGKYISIVLVRETQGETIFRTEGSGEPLNREFVLAGMDHNEPIQRIIISKRKQTAVERRTGREFLRSYGLLSLNGKECMLNTNEPCERCVDCWLYGYAVGGGGAQKSRVITEEAFSLLPAGQIVDRKTFNALFDNSTMRHPKTGEPSASLGSSEYVKPESQFIDIETLKDVTEAEFVYVLANILNSKRYGAISSKIGRIDNHIVGIIFSNSEIFSTLELTQRTYDLLKADLNELDHPLNTQIVITKTREAISHLLPSIIGRKVQMKEEEIRNLVFEVNRIYEEPKQFLINLTNSYPEMKK
- the cas10d gene encoding type I-D CRISPR-associated protein Cas10d/Csc3, whose product is MATLLDKKLSNTIIDNYIEHVVKDGLKSLQDHKQYGIREGTTLADHLINGAFTIYTLKNAIGLSDIETMLLMSTFSIHDLNKLSNDPEASLSKLVDNQDFVKENIFKMAVDKFFKEWEEYYNDIISLIRAHSGHFHLSGDQLIPAKDKTKLGLIRIKALSHIMKAVDIIDLSKEFNERRKKEEFLHHINSASKIQYRWISHKLTEHRGVLSNIIHNQIIDVFQSYKAIPLLVYAEGTWYMLPNSVDLPSRENLIEEISQKFDSKLSKLRIEDLSKVINMTKDGIKIDESIIDLLPADEILKEVDTLIYKRNFKIQDQIEKAKEKAQKNGIDFDEYIKKNGLRVFTTRDDMVKGEFLRTTYLFINAHFSKEIKSWFNIDDAWKLICNRLGIEENVFEVFDKLYDRSFVIGANVSLNIEELKEKLTRLWNEILIKRNSSSRELKDNIFKSYMEKSIVFDLGQDQSKVSFESFLISYVTQNHKQDCYGSFEGNTDKWMAPQVPNGILVQQFSNRLPAGASIEPKRYVSEITKEQFFIEKMVFRTGSEKATYLHFMPERFLPYAQLEILKKELIDLVRDEDILLGLDDKSLAERKEKVYFGNKNFGISLPKYSEVIANIISIPVFVKAETTSERTLRALEYGGRLGLEFGLKVIVSESSIPPLSANSFEFLFIDNTNWQVQSFLCGKKVSKEKVKDLIASFDSVRSIENKIRDDWKHSYFYTLITSLAESPLRIFWEIDRTLEKKLRGSKIKNPEWLAINICSQIKEDVERLDSRRNVMGEDKLKLSDYIKELAKIGWDGKIKGETLVRNSLLYPLNEIFDNLRKESSVFDIEAKRASIIQKIFDHLSRIIEWEVGKTKYNHVTNFVNTFLEMYDKLYGNKLSKLLSDEKDIKSAYLFYLRNEINTSKEEKNDSSSSKL
- a CDS encoding helix-turn-helix transcriptional regulator, with the translated sequence MTGMRPVRLIQICHEIKTNPNRRPKELYEALDISKQQFYKDKKLLERLGFKFTYSSKKKSLIIDQDLLINIYDLTLNEIFALVMSVRQLSAIEDYSLTQDALSGIRKIINQAPIDVRRIFQGALDEIVFKEGFGCNSKIIETLTEAIKENVRRLIIIYDNYKKGELVEYEFDPYTIFPKKNGLYVEGYSFTHKDYCMFRINRIKDIRFTEFIVPRRSDYSFKERHKNSFGVFIGSQITKVKLRFTKRVSKYMQEPPWSLRGKITTMLSNGDIIYEITTSYPREVMWWVLQWGDEAEILGPEWLREEVIKILHRSLGNYKNDKINEQI
- a CDS encoding FkbM family methyltransferase, translated to MGLEKKFDLYLEWTSFLRSKLCQIILWAYYKNIFLGDWVLYLDNGTKFTYHSDTGLFPLSFSFSGITDFRDMKFLSRYLRKGDFVFDCGAHQGLYSVYLAKLVGNEGRVFAIEPSKRFISYLEKNKQENNLYSIEIFPFAAGNKKEKKTFYENGPFSRLSVQSFDNSSIEVEVICLDELLDRGLRYAFGKIDVEGAELLVLQGLTKMLKEANPPVLQIEITKLVKDYGYSAQELKEFLFDLGYMLYLYSPWSNQLLKRSKPWKSCINSLAIHHKSIEFVIDRLKSKNQEKGL
- a CDS encoding gamma-glutamylcyclotransferase family protein, producing the protein MDSCHLTGQNLLGRLNLFVYGTLKRGFSGHEQFCKGALSIKKAAVYGRLYEHRSGFPVLYVPETSILAEGTEDYLSDLAKQKNLLSKGSVWFGLHESNLLKNNWQIIQGELLTFNDPQSRLRLIDDYEGFWPASHCLFKRVLVPVNVEKISLAAWLYIGGSICRDNLVWLKEGCWPTQRRS